CCCGGCGCGGAGGGCCTCGCGGGCCTGGGCGACCATGTACTCGAACTTCCCGACCCCGGGCGGACCCGCCAGCAGGATCGCGTAGTTCGTGGGGAACCGCGTGTCACCCATGGCCGGGCCCCCGGCGGGCTTCCGCTCGTCCCGGACGGCGAGAGACCTGGTTCACTGTCCGCGTCGATGCCCTGATTTCGCTTATAAGGGCCGTGACGTAGTTCTCACCTTTGAGAGTGGCGCGCCGCGGCGCCAGGAACGTTGCTCTTTCCGCAGGGCGGCAGCCCGTGCGGCGAGACCGCGTCTTCCTCTCCTCAAACCGGGAAAAGCATATACGAACGGGTCCCATCCGGCGGCGAAATGCCCCGCGACGTGGCGTCCGAGCTCAGCTACCTCGAGAAGCGAGTCCTGCTGACGCTGAGGGATCGAGGGAGTGCGTCCCCTGAGGAGATTCGTTCCAAGGGAAAGTTCAAGGAGCTCGTGGAGGTCATGAACGCAGCCTCCTGGCTCCAGGCGAAGGGCCTTGTGACGATGAAGGAGCGCGTCGTCCGCTCGTACGGACTCCGGGACAGATCGGTCGCGCGCACGCCGCTGCCCGAGCGCCGGGCGCTCCGAGCCCTCCTGAGGGCGAAGGGGCGGATGCCCGTCCCCAAGTTGCAGGCCGCCTGCCGATTCAACGAGGCGCAACTCGCGATCGCCCTGGGGTGGCTGCGACGCAAGGGGTGGGCGAACGTCGAGAAGGCGCCCGAGGGGAGCCAGCTCGTGGCCACGGCGGAGGGCCGCGCCGCGGCGAACGGTCGCGCGCCCGACGAGGAACTCCTGGCCCGCATGGCGAAGGGCGAGATCCCCGAGGACGCCGCCGACCCCAAGGTCCTCAAGGACCTGAGGTCCCGCCAGGACCTCGTCCGGGAACGGGAGGCGGTCCGTCGCGAGATTCGCCTCACGCCCGCAGGGGAGAAGGTCCTCGCCGCTGGGATCGAGCTGAAGCCCGAAGCCACGCTCCTGACCACGGACCTGCTCCGGGACGGGAAGTGGCGCGGGGTGGACTTTCGCCGGTACGATACGCGAGCCTTCGCGCCGACCGTCTGGCCGGGGAAGCGGCACGTCCTGGGAGCCTACCTGGAGAAGATACGTCGTATCTTCCTAGAGATGGGCTTCACGGAGATCGACGGGGACTACGTGCAGAGCGCGTTCTGGAACTACGACGCGCTCTTCCAGCCCCAGGACCATCCGGCCCGCGACCAGCTCGACAGTTTCTATCTGTCAAAGCCGCGGACCGTCGCACTGCCCGAAGACGCGGTCGTCCGGCGCGTGGCCGAAGCCCACGAGACGGGCGGCGGCACGGGGAGCAAGGGGTGGCGGTACGCCTGGGAGCGGAGGGAGGCGGAGCGCGCCCTGCTTCGGTCCCACACGACCGCGATCACGATTCGCTGGCTCGCCGACCATCCGAAGCCCCCGCAGAAGGCGTTCATCATCGGCCGGAACTTCCGCCGGGACGCGATCGACTGGAAGCACCTCCCCGAGTTCCATCAGGTCGAGGGCGTCGTCATGGAGGAAGGCGCGAACCTCGCCCAGCTCATCGGGATCATCGAGGAGTTCTACCGGCGGCTCGGGTTCCTGGGCTCCAAGTTCCGGCCCGGCTACTTCCCGTACACGGAGCCGAGCATGGAGCCCGAGGTACAGCTGCCCGACGGGCGCTGGATGGAGCTGGGAGGCAGCGGGATCTTCCGCCCCGAGGTCACGAAGCCTCTCGGGATCGAGACCCCGGTCCTCGCCTGGGGTCTCGGCCTCGAACGAGTGATCATGGCCCTCGAAGGGATCTCGGACATCCGCGAGCTGTACCTCAGCGATCTGGACTGGCTTCGGAACCACAAGACCATCGTCTGAGGCGCGAAGCGCGAGGGCGCCGCAGCGTCGACCTCGCGTGAGAATCCCCCAGGAAGGTTTATCAGGCATCCCCGGCGTTCCGCGGTCGGTTCCCATGCCCTCCGCCGAGGAAGCGATCGCCGCGGGAGAGCAAGCCCTGAGCGCCCTCGACTACGATGCCGCCTTCAAGCACTTCGACAAGGCGTGCAAGGAGGACCCGAAGAACGCGGTCGCCTTCTTCGGCAAGGCGGAGTCCGCGCTCGGCGTCCCCAAGGTGGAGGCGGAGGAGATCCTCGGGCTGTACAAGAAGGCCATCGAGCTGGACCCGGAGAACCCCCAGTACCACGACGCGCTCGCGTCCTTCTGCGTGGACCTCGGCCGGTTCAACGAGGCAGAGGAGCACTACAACAAGGCCGCGGCGCTCGACGAGGACAACGCGCCGTTCTACTGGTCCGAGTTCGCGATCAACTATGCGCGGAAGGCGCCCGTGGCCATGCAGCAGTTCCTGGACGACAAGACGCGGGACATGATCCGCGCGAAGGCGCTCACGTACGCGCTCAAGGCCCTCGACATCGGGAAGGAAGACGCGAAGCGAGTCCTCTGAGTCAGCCTCGAACTCCGGGCCGCGACCGCCGGCCGGTACGGCATGCGACGCAGACCCCGTCCATTCCCTGGTGGGCGTCGCACACGGGGCGGCCGCAGGCCACGCACGTCAACACCGTGGGACGGCTGCACACGTGGCACAAGGCCGGGAGGACCATGGCGGCGAGATGGCTGTTCGAGCCGAAGAGGTTTCCCACGCGCCTGGCCTGCCCGCTTCCGCGACAGGTCGAGATTACGGCGCTCGGAGTTCGGCGAACGTGGCGGCCCGTTCCGCGAGCGCGTTGTGCTTGTGGATCGACTCCTCGGCCTCGGACTTCACGCGCACCCACGCGGTGTCCGGCATGGTCGGGTACTTCGCCAGGAGCCGATCCAGCACCTCGCGTGCGACATCCTCGACGAAGCGCGGGTTCGCATGGGCGAGCTCGACCAGGCGGCCCTCATCCGGCCGCTTGAGCAGACCGTACGTGGGTGCGGACATGGATGCCTCGACGATGTCGATGAGGTCGTCCGCCTCGATGTCGACGCCGTCCGGCTCCTGGAGGATTAGGGTCGTGCGGTTCCGCTGGTTGTGGGTGACGAACGGGATGTCGTCGGGCCACGCCTTGATCTCGGGATGCTCCTTGACGAGCCGATCGCGGACCATCTCCATGGCGCACGGGCACGCGGTCATGCCGACGACCTCGACGCCGATGGACCGCTCCACGCTCGCGGATCCGCGACACGCGTTCGTGCGGGCGACCAGATGGTACGGTTCCATGGACGTGTGGCCCCAGGGGGACCGCCGCTCCAGGAAGTAGTCGGCTCGGGCCCAGACCTCCGACGTCGTCGCGTACTCGTGCTTCTTCAAGAGCTGCCGCGCGACCGTCTCCGTGAGCTCCTCCAGGCTCCCCACGGGCTCGCGCACGGAACGGTCCACGAGTTCGTTGATCACCTCGAGGTTCCGGGACAGGTGGGAGCCCTTCTGCTTCGGCGGCAGGTCTACGAACACGTCGATGGACGTCGTGAGGGTGAGGTTGCGACCCCGGCGGCGCACCTGCACGGGCTTCTCGACCCCGGTGACGCCGACCTTGTTCAGCCGGTACGAGTGGTTCGCGTTCTCGCTCTGGATGTCCCGCGGGATGGTCCCGGCCTCGGGGACGCCACCCGCGCGGGGGACTTAAAGATTGCCGGGCCGGGTCACGACTCGCCGACGATCTGGACGAGCACCTCGCGCCGCCGTGGCTTGTTGTCCAGCTCCAGGAGGACGACCTGCTGCCACCTGCCGAGGGCGAGCGCGCCGTCGACGACTGGGATCGTCAGGCTCGGCCCGAGGAAGGTCGCGCGCACGTGGCTGTGCCCGTTCCCGTCGCCCCACCGCTTCTCGTGTCCGTACTCCAGCTCCTCGGGGAAGAGGCGCTCCAAGGCCGCAGGGATGTCCTCCTCCATGAGGCCCGGTTCGAACTCGTTTGTCAGGATCGCGGACGTGCTGCTCGGGGTGAAGATGCACGCAAGGCCCGATCGGATGCGGGACTTCACGACCGCGGCCGTGACCTCGCGGGTGATGTCGGTCGCCTGCGGGCCTTTCCTTGTGGAGACCGAGAGCGACGCGGAGAACGCGACCATGGCATGTGGTACCGCGCGTCGTCGCAAGAAGCTTCCCGCCCTCCCGTCGGCGGAAAGAAAGGGTCGCGAGGGCCGCCCGACGCCTTGCGGCGTCGGTCGCCCGATGCCCTCGCGGGTGGGCGTGTTGGGGGGAGGAGTTACGTAATTTGGTAAAGTGGGGCTCAGCGGAGCCCGATGAATCCGTTCGCGTCGAACGCCACGGGGTCGATGTCCCAGGCTGCCTGGACGGTCTCCGGGGGCTGGACCTCCATGTGGACCGCGTGGTTGTTCTGTTCCTCGATCTCCTTGGCCACGGTCTCGACCTCCTCGGCGACCGTGGACAGGAAGGACTTGGCCAGGTGGTCGACGACGCCTTCCACGATGGCCGCGACCATGTAGTTGACCACTTGGAGCGCCTCGTTGAAGGACAGCTGGTCCGCGAACTTGTTCAGGGAGTTGTTGTCCACGACGATCAGGCTGTCCGCCTCCGCACGGAGCTCGTCGAGGCCCGCCTTCGCGACCTCGCCGCGGCCCTCCGCGTCGAAGGGGATGATGCCCACCGCGATGGTCACGGCGCCGTTCGCGCGCGCAGCGCGGGCCACGATGGGCGCGGCGCCCGTCCCGGCGGCACCGCCCATGCCCGCGACGACGAAGACGATGTCCGAGGACAGGGTCTCTTTGAGGTTCGCCTCGGAGCCTTCCGCGGCCGTCCGCGCCGCGGCAAGCCGGTCCTCGCCGTCGACGTGGCTCAGCAGGACCTTGAAGTCCGCCTCGGACTTCGACAGCCCCGCGGGGTCCGTGTTGACCGCCACGGTCTCGACGCCCTTCATGTCGCGATCGTAAAGCGCGCTCACCACGTTGCCGCCTGCGCCGCCGACGCCGACAACGCTGATCTTCGGGTCGACGGCGTCCTCAAACAGTCCGTTGATGACCTCGTCGACGTAGTCTCGGGGTATCATTCACCTAGCCTCCGCCTCGCGCACGTCCCTCGATGGCTCGAGGGAGGCCGGAGGGGTTCCCCGCGTCCGAAGGTGTGCATCCCATCCCTTCATGACCGTTCCCATCCCATCCTTTGTCTGCCTTGCGGGGTTCCCTTCCAGCTTCCGACACGCCTCGCTCATGGGGGGATGACGCCGTCCTTCGCGCCGTCGGAGACGGAGACCACCTTGCCCGTCGTCTTGTCGATCTCCTTGCGGTGGTCCTGGATCTCCTTGACCCGCTCCCGCGTGAACCACTCCTCGATGCTGCGGACGATCGCGTGCTCCCGACTCAGGAAGTACCCGTCGCCCACGAGGCGGTCGATCAGGTCCAGGTAGTACCTCGGGACGTGCAGGGACACCGTGTTCCCCTCGCCCCGGAGGCTCTGGTTGAACGACTGGACGGCGTCACGGACGAGCTGGGAGCGGCTGTCGTACGACTTGTTCTCTTTCAAGAACGCGTCGATCAGCTCGAGGTTCTCCTTCTCGAGCCGCAGTGTGATCCGCTCGTTGTCGTCCATCCCGCACCGTCCCATTCACGCGGTCGGTATGACGCGAGTCACACCGTCTCTCCCCGCATGATTTTGGCGTGTTGTGGGCGGTATCCTGGGGGACTTTATAAATACGTTTTGTCAAGTGTCATACGACGTATGACAGTCCCTCCATCACGCCCCCGCGGCGCGCTCGGGTTGACGTCGGGACTTTTATCGGGCGCACGCGATGCAAACCGAGATTCGCGACGCAGCGTCGCCCCCGGATGGGAGCGTGCTTCGCGGCTACGAAAAGCTTTACGACGGGCGTCCGTTCCGGCGCCCGTGGCGAAGCGGAGGCGGGGCGGGTCCTCGGGGCGACCCCGCGCTCGGCGCGTCCGCCTTCGAGCGGTCCAACGGAAACGGAGGTCTCGCCCCCCGACTCGGAAGACCCGTCCGCGCGTTCCAAAGCGGATGGCACGCCGCGCCGTCCGCGGGAAGGTCCGTGCCCCTAGGCGGTCCACGTTGCGCGGCCGAACCCACGGTCGTGCACGGCGTGTCACACAAAAGGCGCGCTCGCGCGCACGCAGGCGCCGAGTACGCCGCCCGGTCGCATCGAACCGTCCGCGACGCGTTCGGCCGTCGACCCGCGTGGACCTAGCGACCATCGAGCGGAAGTGGCAGGCCGCGTGGGAGGAGGCCCACCTCTTCGAAGCCTCCGCACAGCCAGGACGGCCCAAATGGTTCTCCAATGTCCCCTACCCGTACATGTCGGGGTACCAGCACCTCGGGTTCGGCGTGTCGTTCCTTCGGGCCGAGTTCCAGTCCCGATTCCGGCGCATGCGCGGCTACAACGTCCTGCATCCGCAGGCGTTCCACTGCACGGGGCTCCCGATCCTGGGGGCGGCGAAGCGCGTGGCCGAGGGCGAGCCCGGGCAGATCCGGATCCTCGAGCAGATGGGCGTGCCCCGTGCGGAGATTCCCAAGTTCGCGGACCCCATGCACTGGATTGAGGTCTTCCCGAACGCGACCATCGAGGACCTCCGGAGCCTCGGCTCCGCGATCGACTGGCGGCGTTCCTTCATCACGACGGACCTCAACCCGCCGTACGACGCGTTCGTGAAGTGGCAGTTCCGCCGCCTCAAGGAGGGCGGCTACGTGAAGATCGACAAGCACCCCGTGATCTGGTGCCCCAAGGACCAAGCGCCCATCGGGGACCACGACCGACTCGAGGGCGAGGGGGTGACCCCGCAAGCCTTCACCCTGCTCAAGTTCCCCCTCTCGGACGGTCGGGTCCTGGTCGCGGCGACCGTCCGACCGGAGACCGTCTTTGGCCAGACGAACATCTGGGTCGACCCCGACTCCCCGTACGTGGTCGCGTCCGTCGACGGGGAGCGGTGGGTCCTGAACGACCAGGCCGCGACCAAGCTGGCCGAGCAAGGGAAGAGGGTCCTCCGCGAGTCCACGATCCGCGGCGCCGACCTCGTGGGGAAGGAGGGCATCGCGCCCATGATCAACCGAGCGGTCCCCGTGCTGCCGGGCTCCTTCATCGACCAGGGCCGCGGGACCGGGATCGTCACCAGCGTCCCTTCGGACGCTCCGGACGACTACGTCGCCCTGCGAGAGGTCCAGGGGGACGATGTCCTCCTGGACCGGTACGGCCTGGACAAGGAGCGGATCCGCGCGATCCAGCCCGTCCCGATCATCAAAACGCCGGGCTTCGGGGCCCTCCCCGCCAAGGAGGTCGTCGAGCGCATGGGGATTCGGCGGCAGCGGGAGACGGAGAAGCTCGCCGCGGCGAAGGCGGAGGTCTACAAGTCCGGGTTCTACCAGGGCGTGATGAACGAGAACTGCGGGTCCTACGCGGGCATGCGCGTCGAGATCGCGAAGGAGGAGATCCGCAACGAGCTCCTCGCGAGTCACCAGGCGGACACGCTCTACGAGCCGAGCGCGGAGGTCGTGTGCCGCTGCACGACTCGCGCAATCGTCAAGGTCGTCGAGGACCAGTGGTTCCTGGCGTACGGCGACCCCGCGTGGAAGGCGAAGGTCCACGACGCCCTGTCCCGGATGAACCTGTACCCGGATGGGCTTCGGAAGCAGTTCGACTACGTGGTGGACTGGCTCCAGGATTGGGCGTGCGCCCACCACAAGGGACTCGGGACGAAGCTGCCCTGGGACGACCACTGGGTCATCGAGTCCCTCTCGGATTCCACGATCTACATGGCGTACTACACGATCGCCCACGTGCTCCAGGACGGGGCGCTGCGAAGCCAAGTGGCCTGGGCGTCCCGCCTCGATGACGCCTTCTTCGAGTACGTGTTCCTGGGCCTCGGGGATGCCGCTTCCGTGGCGGCGAATCTTGGTCTGCCCGCCCACGTCGTCGAGGGCATGCGACGGGAGTTCACGTACTGGTACCCCTTCGACCTCCGGAACACAGGGAAGGACCTGCTCCAGAACCACATGACGTTCTGCCTGTTCAACCACACCGCGGTCTTCCCCCCGGAGCTGTGGCCCCGCGGCTTCGGCGTGAACGGATGGGTCCAGATGGCGGGCATGAAGATGTCCAAGTCCCGCGGCAACGCCGTGTACATCCGCGAGGCCGTCCGGGAGTGGGGCGCGGACACCCTACGCGCGACCGTGGCCAACGCGGGCGATGGCGTG
The DNA window shown above is from Thermoplasmata archaeon and carries:
- a CDS encoding phenylalanine--tRNA ligase subunit alpha: MPRDVASELSYLEKRVLLTLRDRGSASPEEIRSKGKFKELVEVMNAASWLQAKGLVTMKERVVRSYGLRDRSVARTPLPERRALRALLRAKGRMPVPKLQAACRFNEAQLAIALGWLRRKGWANVEKAPEGSQLVATAEGRAAANGRAPDEELLARMAKGEIPEDAADPKVLKDLRSRQDLVREREAVRREIRLTPAGEKVLAAGIELKPEATLLTTDLLRDGKWRGVDFRRYDTRAFAPTVWPGKRHVLGAYLEKIRRIFLEMGFTEIDGDYVQSAFWNYDALFQPQDHPARDQLDSFYLSKPRTVALPEDAVVRRVAEAHETGGGTGSKGWRYAWERREAERALLRSHTTAITIRWLADHPKPPQKAFIIGRNFRRDAIDWKHLPEFHQVEGVVMEEGANLAQLIGIIEEFYRRLGFLGSKFRPGYFPYTEPSMEPEVQLPDGRWMELGGSGIFRPEVTKPLGIETPVLAWGLGLERVIMALEGISDIRELYLSDLDWLRNHKTIV
- a CDS encoding tetratricopeptide repeat protein; protein product: MPSAEEAIAAGEQALSALDYDAAFKHFDKACKEDPKNAVAFFGKAESALGVPKVEAEEILGLYKKAIELDPENPQYHDALASFCVDLGRFNEAEEHYNKAAALDEDNAPFYWSEFAINYARKAPVAMQQFLDDKTRDMIRAKALTYALKALDIGKEDAKRVL
- the mptA gene encoding GTP cyclohydrolase MptA produces the protein MPRDIQSENANHSYRLNKVGVTGVEKPVQVRRRGRNLTLTTSIDVFVDLPPKQKGSHLSRNLEVINELVDRSVREPVGSLEELTETVARQLLKKHEYATTSEVWARADYFLERRSPWGHTSMEPYHLVARTNACRGSASVERSIGVEVVGMTACPCAMEMVRDRLVKEHPEIKAWPDDIPFVTHNQRNRTTLILQEPDGVDIEADDLIDIVEASMSAPTYGLLKRPDEGRLVELAHANPRFVEDVAREVLDRLLAKYPTMPDTAWVRVKSEAEESIHKHNALAERAATFAELRAP
- a CDS encoding secondary thiamine-phosphate synthase enzyme YjbQ, giving the protein MVAFSASLSVSTRKGPQATDITREVTAAVVKSRIRSGLACIFTPSSTSAILTNEFEPGLMEEDIPAALERLFPEELEYGHEKRWGDGNGHSHVRATFLGPSLTIPVVDGALALGRWQQVVLLELDNKPRRREVLVQIVGES
- a CDS encoding ribbon-helix-helix domain-containing protein, yielding MDDNERITLRLEKENLELIDAFLKENKSYDSRSQLVRDAVQSFNQSLRGEGNTVSLHVPRYYLDLIDRLVGDGYFLSREHAIVRSIEEWFTRERVKEIQDHRKEIDKTTGKVVSVSDGAKDGVIPP
- the leuS gene encoding leucine--tRNA ligase yields the protein MDLATIERKWQAAWEEAHLFEASAQPGRPKWFSNVPYPYMSGYQHLGFGVSFLRAEFQSRFRRMRGYNVLHPQAFHCTGLPILGAAKRVAEGEPGQIRILEQMGVPRAEIPKFADPMHWIEVFPNATIEDLRSLGSAIDWRRSFITTDLNPPYDAFVKWQFRRLKEGGYVKIDKHPVIWCPKDQAPIGDHDRLEGEGVTPQAFTLLKFPLSDGRVLVAATVRPETVFGQTNIWVDPDSPYVVASVDGERWVLNDQAATKLAEQGKRVLRESTIRGADLVGKEGIAPMINRAVPVLPGSFIDQGRGTGIVTSVPSDAPDDYVALREVQGDDVLLDRYGLDKERIRAIQPVPIIKTPGFGALPAKEVVERMGIRRQRETEKLAAAKAEVYKSGFYQGVMNENCGSYAGMRVEIAKEEIRNELLASHQADTLYEPSAEVVCRCTTRAIVKVVEDQWFLAYGDPAWKAKVHDALSRMNLYPDGLRKQFDYVVDWLQDWACAHHKGLGTKLPWDDHWVIESLSDSTIYMAYYTIAHVLQDGALRSQVAWASRLDDAFFEYVFLGLGDAASVAANLGLPAHVVEGMRREFTYWYPFDLRNTGKDLLQNHMTFCLFNHTAVFPPELWPRGFGVNGWVQMAGMKMSKSRGNAVYIREAVREWGADTLRATVANAGDGVDDPNLDREFAAAIRTRLQDWHAYATKRHATRTDRHAVDAWFLSTLSRAAASTVTAMEAMTYKAAFRAGYFDLQAAWAWYLRRCGGRPHADVLARFIDVQTKLLAPFTPHVCEEVWHRMGKEGFVSSAAYPEPVPAEIDPAAEAGEALLQTTLSDVREILKVTRLRPKRLALYVAPAWKVRVRALAIDLARAGSAPMNVLMERALAEPGMRERAAEVAAYAKKLSDDLRRTKAEEAARFAVADEAALFRENAPFLASELGCRVEVFPADDPSRWDPGNKAAHAVPGRPAIFVE